A section of the Spirosoma pollinicola genome encodes:
- a CDS encoding APC family permease gives MAQNQLKKLLGVGFGVAVTIGGTIGTGILRKPGPIAQDIGNPILIIAVWLIVGVYALAGSLSVMELGTMLPKAGGWYVYARRAFGNYAGFIIGISSWLGSVSAMAFGAAVMSEYISLLFPSFVDYQKITAIGILVAFVAFHSVGVRLASRAQEVMSVLKGVGLLVFVVVCFVIKPDQPVVASVDTIRPLAEGGIWLGVLAALQAVFYTYDGWHTAAYFTEEDVDPSRNLPRSMISGVLLIIGIYVLVNLALLYILPVSALAGSKLPAADAVQVLFGPGSAQVVTFLLMISIMGIINAQIMFNPRVIFAMGRDGLFFRFVTQVNSGGTPLNATMLTAGASILMILTNTYSKLSDIATFFFVLCYASAFAALIRLRQTEPELARPVHAWGYPFSTWTLLFASIAFLVGVVIGDFSSSLYALGFIAVSYPVYLLIKQ, from the coding sequence ATGGCTCAAAACCAACTCAAAAAATTATTAGGCGTCGGTTTCGGCGTGGCCGTTACGATTGGTGGTACCATTGGCACGGGCATTTTACGTAAGCCCGGCCCCATTGCGCAGGATATTGGCAACCCGATTTTAATTATTGCCGTCTGGCTTATAGTGGGTGTTTATGCATTAGCAGGGTCCCTCTCCGTCATGGAACTGGGCACCATGCTCCCCAAAGCGGGTGGCTGGTATGTGTATGCACGACGGGCCTTCGGCAATTACGCGGGATTTATTATTGGCATCAGTAGCTGGCTGGGCAGCGTATCGGCTATGGCGTTTGGGGCCGCTGTCATGAGCGAGTATATCAGCTTATTATTTCCTTCATTTGTTGACTATCAAAAGATAACGGCCATCGGTATTCTGGTTGCCTTCGTGGCATTTCACTCCGTTGGGGTGCGGCTGGCCAGCCGGGCACAGGAGGTAATGAGCGTGCTGAAAGGCGTCGGTTTACTGGTATTTGTGGTTGTTTGCTTTGTTATAAAGCCCGACCAGCCCGTAGTCGCTTCTGTTGATACTATCCGGCCACTGGCAGAAGGCGGAATCTGGCTGGGTGTACTTGCTGCGCTGCAAGCGGTCTTTTATACCTACGATGGCTGGCACACGGCGGCCTATTTCACCGAGGAAGACGTTGATCCGAGCCGCAATTTGCCTCGTTCTATGATTAGTGGGGTGCTGCTGATTATCGGCATTTACGTGCTGGTAAACCTTGCCTTACTATACATTTTGCCCGTATCAGCGCTGGCGGGGTCAAAACTTCCGGCTGCCGATGCAGTCCAGGTGCTGTTTGGGCCAGGCAGCGCCCAGGTGGTCACATTCCTGCTGATGATCTCTATTATGGGGATTATCAATGCCCAGATCATGTTTAACCCGCGTGTTATTTTCGCGATGGGTCGCGATGGCCTGTTTTTCCGTTTTGTTACACAGGTCAATTCGGGGGGTACACCGCTGAACGCAACCATGCTGACCGCAGGTGCGTCGATCTTAATGATTCTAACCAATACGTACAGCAAACTCTCCGACATCGCTACGTTTTTTTTCGTGCTTTGCTATGCTTCGGCTTTTGCTGCGCTTATTCGCTTACGGCAAACGGAGCCCGAACTTGCCCGGCCGGTACATGCCTGGGGGTACCCGTTTTCAACCTGGACATTGCTTTTTGCATCCATAGCCTTTCTAGTCGGCGTCGTAATCGGCGATTTTTCGAGTAGCTTGTATGCGCTCGGGTTCATTGCGGTGAGTTATCCAGTGTATTTGTTGATCAAGCAATAA
- a CDS encoding polysaccharide biosynthesis C-terminal domain-containing protein encodes MSTFKKLASDTALYGVSTILGRLLSYLLVPIQTYAFARPKDLSSNVEFYSYIALLLVVYTFGLETAFFRFAARKPEILTKTFSETLSLVLLISGVITAALLYLAPEISVWLNYPGQTTFIRWSALIVAIDAITAIPFARLRVENKARQFVKVRMLNIAIVIVLNVFFLVICPDVMRGKYLTALKPFINYVYDPAIGPGYIFLANLLGNSFYFVLLRKAFRGFRFQFNWPDVKVLYIYAYPIMLTGLANVVNSLTDRLFLRHYLPEGFYTGANGMALTSEDALGIYGNCFKLSVFMALATQSFRFAADPFFFSRAEDKNSPELLAQVTKWFTIVCVVIWVGVSLNVDIIGAAMLSPAYRQGLNIVPLLLLGNLFLGVYQNIGLWYKLTDKTKFGTLFTLIGAAITIVGNILLIPVMGYMGCVVVFLTSSFVMLVLCYVLGEKYYPVPYDIRSAAGYILAAGLLIWVCWQFPIANLWIAVPVHLALFGLFMVAMLVVERKTVQPMVARFRKRK; translated from the coding sequence ATGAGTACGTTTAAAAAATTAGCGAGTGATACAGCACTCTATGGTGTCAGTACAATTCTGGGGCGGTTGCTCAGTTATTTGCTGGTGCCAATTCAAACCTATGCGTTTGCCCGCCCCAAAGACCTTTCGTCGAACGTTGAATTCTATAGCTATATCGCCTTGCTGCTGGTGGTGTATACCTTTGGGCTGGAAACGGCTTTCTTTCGGTTTGCGGCCCGTAAGCCGGAAATTCTGACCAAAACGTTTAGTGAGACGCTAAGCCTTGTTTTACTGATTTCTGGTGTAATAACGGCTGCTTTGTTATACCTCGCTCCCGAGATTTCGGTTTGGCTCAATTATCCGGGGCAAACGACTTTTATTCGCTGGTCGGCACTGATTGTGGCCATTGATGCCATTACTGCCATTCCCTTTGCCCGCCTGCGAGTCGAGAACAAAGCTCGGCAGTTTGTAAAAGTCAGAATGCTGAATATTGCCATTGTCATCGTCCTGAACGTGTTTTTTCTGGTTATCTGCCCCGATGTTATGCGGGGTAAATATTTGACGGCCCTGAAGCCGTTCATTAATTATGTGTATGACCCGGCCATTGGTCCCGGCTATATTTTTCTGGCCAACCTTCTCGGTAACTCCTTTTATTTTGTGTTACTGCGCAAGGCGTTTCGGGGCTTTCGGTTTCAGTTTAACTGGCCCGATGTTAAGGTGCTCTATATCTATGCATACCCCATCATGCTCACGGGACTTGCTAATGTGGTGAACAGCCTTACCGATCGACTTTTTCTGCGCCATTACCTGCCTGAAGGATTTTATACGGGAGCGAATGGGATGGCGCTCACCAGCGAAGATGCCCTTGGGATTTACGGTAACTGCTTTAAGCTTTCGGTATTTATGGCCCTGGCAACACAGTCGTTCCGCTTTGCCGCTGATCCGTTTTTTTTCTCCCGCGCTGAGGATAAAAACTCGCCCGAGTTATTAGCTCAGGTTACAAAATGGTTTACCATTGTATGCGTCGTGATCTGGGTAGGTGTAAGCCTGAATGTCGACATCATTGGCGCTGCCATGTTATCTCCGGCCTATCGACAAGGGTTGAACATTGTGCCGTTGTTACTGCTTGGCAACTTGTTTCTCGGCGTTTATCAGAACATCGGGCTTTGGTACAAACTCACCGACAAAACGAAATTCGGAACGCTTTTCACGCTGATTGGCGCGGCCATTACCATCGTCGGAAATATCCTGCTGATCCCTGTAATGGGTTATATGGGCTGCGTTGTGGTTTTCCTGACATCCAGTTTTGTCATGCTGGTGCTTTGCTATGTGCTGGGCGAAAAATATTACCCTGTTCCCTATGATATTCGATCGGCGGCAGGGTATATACTGGCCGCCGGGCTACTCATCTGGGTATGCTGGCAGTTTCCTATTGCCAACTTATGGATTGCGGTACCGGTGCATCTGGCACTATTCGGGCTGTTCATGGTAGCCATGCTGGTCGTCGAACGAAAAACCGTTCAACCCATGGTGGCCCGGTTTCGAAAGCGAAAGTAG
- the crcB gene encoding fluoride efflux transporter CrcB, whose translation MLVLAVDVAVFRKFANMRALLMHPYALVFFGGGAGSLLRYVTGRFVPATIINTPFPKAILLVNIVASFVLGAIVGLVMSKSASEEARLLIGVGFCGGLSTFSSFSYDTVVLIQTGRFGAALLNIGLNLVFCLTAAAGGLWLGQKIG comes from the coding sequence ATGCTGGTTCTGGCCGTCGACGTTGCTGTTTTTCGTAAGTTTGCCAATATGAGAGCCTTGCTGATGCATCCGTATGCGCTGGTTTTTTTTGGGGGTGGCGCAGGGAGCTTGCTCCGCTACGTCACCGGTCGGTTTGTACCGGCCACGATCATAAACACCCCTTTTCCAAAGGCTATTTTATTGGTCAACATTGTTGCCAGCTTCGTTCTTGGTGCTATTGTTGGGCTGGTGATGAGTAAATCGGCAAGTGAGGAAGCCCGTCTGTTGATCGGCGTAGGCTTTTGCGGGGGGCTCAGTACGTTCTCAAGTTTTAGTTATGACACGGTTGTACTAATACAAACTGGTCGTTTTGGGGCGGCCTTACTTAACATCGGCCTTAATTTGGTATTCTGTTTAACGGCTGCTGCCGGTGGACTTTGGCTTGGACAAAAAATAGGATGA
- a CDS encoding FG-GAP-like repeat-containing protein has translation MKPLSRNSAWVLPVAFLFILSACREKPLFERLQSSDTGITFANTITDSDTLNILNYQYIYNGGGVGVGDFNGDKKPDVFFAGNQVSNRLYINETEAGGSIHFKDITKSAGIGGSGRWCSGVSVVDVNADGKLDVYISTTLHKKAAQRTNLLYVNQGNDADGAPKFREMAVDYGIADTTFSTHSAFFDYDNDGDLDLYVLVDQISDPRKTANLLTRESNALSPNIDRLYRNDFDPKRGHAFFTDVTIQAGLISEGFGLGLNICDINRDGWKDIYVTNDFATNDVLYINNHDGTFTNRAHEAFKHTSSSAMGNDVADINGDGLADIIVMDMLPEDNLRKKSLMGPSSYFAYQEWDRLGFEHQYARNTLQLNQGVRPSGVRPSGGRPSGVRPTDTSHVGMPVFSEISMLAGVAETEWSWSPLLADFDHDGYRDLMVTNGFPRDITDRDFTNYYSSVNTYLTDALRKELTEKMPAVKVSDYAYRNRGNAQSGGPAFENVTDLWGLSEPNFANGSAYADLDGDGDLDYIVNNIDDEAFIYRNTLVDKKGEQIHYLRVQFQGDGANPMGLGATIEYELPDGRKEFYEHTPYRGFLSSVEPVAHFGLGKTTVIKNLKVIWPGGRVQIVPSVNADQTITLKARDAKPGETNETVPVIKPLLQDVTAALGITYRHEETDIIDFNGQKTLLHKLTEYGPALAVGDVNGDGLADMVVGGSSKYSTELLLQQPSGQFVLKPMPTKLAEDTGLLLFDADGDGDLDLYAASGSPEFSPEQMAEAMRHRLYVNDGKGNFTLDPNALPNFRVNGSCVKAADFDNDGDLDLFVGGRVEPYKYPMGVPSYLLRNDRSTVAGQKGGSPKFTDVTAQLAPFIAKAGLTCDALWTDYDNDGYVDLMLASEWAPVTILHNVKGHLQPLDNSGLADKVGFWNSLTPGDFDNDGDIDYLAGNMGQNTLFRASTERPVRIYAGDFDNNGFYDAFPSVYFKNAKGQYDEYPYFGWDDMVKQMIGIKRRYLKYAPFGEATMSQVLTEDERSQALKLSANYQSSSYIENKGNGKFAVHPLPLMAQTAPVFGMLAQDVDGDGNLDAVLVGNDHGSDLVAGRMDAMNGLVLKGDGKGGFLPLTMAKSGFYVPGNAKALVNLPDAKGHSLFAATQNRGPLLVFSVQQPQTFTPVNAATTVVNIRLKNGRTRRQEIPFGTTFYGQSARGVWLLPGEQIVKK, from the coding sequence ATGAAACCACTCTCTCGAAATAGCGCCTGGGTGCTGCCCGTCGCATTTTTGTTCATACTCTCAGCCTGCCGCGAAAAACCCCTTTTCGAACGCCTTCAATCGTCGGATACCGGTATCACATTCGCCAATACCATCACCGACAGCGATACGCTCAACATCTTGAACTACCAGTACATTTACAATGGCGGGGGCGTTGGGGTTGGCGATTTTAACGGCGACAAGAAACCCGATGTGTTTTTTGCCGGGAACCAGGTATCAAATCGATTGTATATCAACGAGACCGAAGCGGGTGGGAGCATTCATTTTAAAGATATCACAAAATCCGCTGGTATTGGGGGCAGTGGCCGCTGGTGTTCGGGCGTGTCAGTCGTCGATGTAAATGCCGATGGAAAACTGGACGTGTACATCTCCACGACACTCCATAAAAAAGCGGCCCAACGGACAAATCTGCTGTATGTCAATCAGGGAAATGACGCCGACGGTGCGCCTAAATTCCGCGAAATGGCCGTCGATTACGGCATTGCCGATACAACCTTTTCCACCCATTCAGCCTTTTTTGACTACGATAACGATGGTGATTTAGACCTCTACGTGCTGGTCGACCAGATTTCTGACCCCAGAAAAACCGCCAACTTACTCACAAGAGAGAGCAATGCCTTGTCGCCTAATATCGACCGTCTTTATCGGAATGATTTCGACCCCAAACGCGGACACGCGTTCTTTACCGATGTAACGATACAGGCCGGTTTGATATCCGAGGGGTTCGGGCTTGGCCTTAATATCTGCGACATTAACCGCGATGGCTGGAAAGATATTTATGTAACCAACGACTTTGCCACCAACGATGTGCTGTATATCAACAACCACGATGGCACGTTCACAAATCGTGCTCATGAAGCGTTTAAGCATACAAGTTCTTCGGCGATGGGCAATGATGTGGCCGATATTAATGGCGATGGCCTTGCCGACATCATCGTGATGGACATGCTGCCCGAAGACAACCTCCGTAAAAAGAGTTTAATGGGGCCTAGTAGCTATTTTGCCTATCAGGAGTGGGATCGCCTGGGTTTTGAACACCAATATGCCCGAAATACACTACAGTTAAATCAGGGGGTCCGGCCATCCGGGGTCCGGCCGTCCGGGGGCCGGCCATCCGGGGTACGGCCCACAGATACGTCTCATGTTGGCATGCCCGTTTTTAGCGAAATCAGTATGCTGGCTGGCGTGGCCGAAACCGAATGGAGCTGGTCGCCTTTGCTCGCCGATTTTGACCATGACGGCTATCGGGATTTGATGGTAACCAACGGGTTTCCCCGTGATATTACCGACCGCGACTTTACGAATTATTACAGCTCGGTAAATACCTATCTGACCGATGCACTGCGGAAGGAGTTAACCGAAAAAATGCCGGCAGTAAAGGTGAGTGACTACGCTTATCGGAATCGGGGCAATGCACAGTCGGGTGGTCCCGCTTTTGAGAACGTAACAGACCTTTGGGGGCTAAGTGAGCCAAATTTCGCGAACGGTTCTGCCTATGCCGACCTTGATGGCGATGGTGACCTGGATTACATTGTTAACAACATCGACGACGAAGCTTTCATCTATCGGAACACGCTGGTCGATAAAAAGGGCGAACAGATACACTACCTGCGGGTTCAATTTCAGGGCGATGGGGCCAATCCTATGGGCTTGGGTGCTACTATTGAGTATGAATTGCCCGATGGTCGGAAAGAGTTTTACGAACACACGCCTTACAGGGGGTTCCTGTCCAGTGTTGAGCCAGTTGCCCACTTTGGCTTAGGAAAAACTACGGTTATTAAAAATCTGAAAGTGATCTGGCCGGGCGGCCGGGTGCAGATTGTTCCGAGCGTTAATGCCGACCAGACCATTACGCTCAAAGCAAGGGATGCAAAACCCGGCGAAACCAATGAAACGGTTCCAGTCATTAAACCGCTATTGCAGGACGTAACAGCCGCTTTGGGGATTACCTACCGGCATGAGGAAACGGATATTATTGATTTTAACGGGCAGAAAACCCTCCTGCACAAACTCACCGAATATGGCCCGGCGCTGGCGGTGGGCGATGTAAACGGCGATGGTCTGGCCGATATGGTCGTGGGTGGCAGCTCAAAATACTCGACGGAGTTGCTGCTGCAACAGCCGTCAGGCCAGTTTGTCCTGAAACCAATGCCCACAAAACTGGCCGAGGATACTGGCCTGTTATTGTTCGATGCCGACGGGGATGGCGATCTGGATTTATATGCCGCCAGCGGAAGCCCCGAATTTTCGCCCGAGCAAATGGCCGAAGCCATGCGTCACCGGCTTTATGTGAACGACGGGAAAGGCAATTTTACGCTGGACCCCAACGCACTGCCCAATTTTCGGGTTAATGGCTCCTGCGTAAAAGCCGCTGATTTCGACAACGACGGCGACCTTGATCTATTTGTAGGGGGACGCGTTGAACCTTACAAATACCCAATGGGCGTGCCAAGTTATTTGCTTCGGAATGATCGATCTACCGTCGCGGGCCAGAAGGGAGGAAGCCCGAAATTTACCGACGTAACGGCGCAATTAGCGCCATTCATTGCCAAAGCCGGACTAACCTGTGATGCGCTCTGGACAGATTACGACAACGATGGGTATGTTGACCTGATGCTGGCCAGCGAATGGGCACCGGTAACCATACTTCATAATGTAAAAGGCCATCTGCAACCGCTCGATAACAGCGGATTAGCCGATAAAGTGGGTTTCTGGAACTCCTTGACGCCCGGCGATTTTGATAACGACGGTGATATCGATTATCTGGCCGGCAATATGGGGCAAAACACTCTGTTTCGGGCCAGCACCGAACGCCCTGTGCGCATCTACGCGGGCGACTTCGACAACAACGGGTTTTATGACGCGTTCCCATCCGTGTATTTCAAAAATGCCAAAGGCCAGTATGATGAATACCCGTATTTCGGCTGGGACGATATGGTGAAACAGATGATTGGTATTAAGCGCCGGTATCTTAAATACGCGCCCTTCGGCGAAGCGACCATGAGTCAGGTTTTAACTGAAGACGAACGCAGTCAGGCCTTGAAACTGTCGGCCAACTACCAGTCGAGTAGCTACATTGAAAATAAGGGTAATGGAAAGTTTGCCGTCCACCCACTGCCACTGATGGCGCAAACGGCTCCCGTATTTGGTATGCTGGCGCAGGATGTAGATGGCGATGGTAATCTGGATGCGGTGCTGGTCGGTAACGATCACGGCAGCGATTTAGTGGCCGGACGAATGGATGCGATGAACGGACTAGTGCTGAAAGGTGACGGAAAAGGCGGTTTCCTGCCATTAACTATGGCAAAGTCTGGTTTTTATGTGCCCGGCAACGCAAAAGCACTCGTTAACTTACCCGATGCCAAAGGACACAGTCTTTTTGCCGCCACCCAAAACCGGGGCCCCTTACTCGTATTTTCTGTACAACAGCCGCAAACCTTTACGCCCGTCAATGCAGCTACAACCGTTGTGAACATACGCTTAAAAAACGGGCGTACCCGTCGGCAGGAAATTCCGTTTGGTACAACCTTCTACGGGCAATCGGCGCGGGGTGTCTGGCTGCTGCCGGGCGAGCAGATCGTCAAGAAATAA
- a CDS encoding TlpA family protein disulfide reductase translates to MKKSCSVLFGLWLIASHLVLGQSPADVLNLPITVRKGYGPFGVGFSRFTPDEHDDSNWSKLKLPVKGIPATWTNVQKGMGRLNTWQLIYQNTQAGKVPRTWYEGYLQNRQLSLDETRFSRQPIKCYVYLLKGFDQKRGKWVVMVDTNNNLDFSDETPFEPEPIKPGVISEGIDDAHLVTYQTFQKGKIITSQIPIVVKRMGDDLFFNFPQYAETSLKQGAEQIDLVISNGFLGLNFAEITTIARKPRWFWQTKIDPSLFIEIGDIITIGGRRYRNKGVNTYLNTLELAAVTTQSNVYSLKPGEYFLPFVAPEFSTGRSISLTSVKGKWVYIDFWGTWCKPCVEMIPTLKKLYQGLDKSRFEFIGIAGNQSPEQLRRFIKKNELTWPQILSTDNKQLIAQYHINSYPTSVLLDPSGKIIAKDLSLESLSAKLKELNR, encoded by the coding sequence ATGAAAAAGAGCTGTTCTGTACTATTCGGCCTATGGCTAATTGCGAGTCATTTAGTGCTCGGGCAATCGCCAGCCGATGTACTGAATCTGCCTATCACTGTCAGAAAGGGCTATGGGCCTTTCGGTGTTGGCTTTTCCCGATTCACCCCGGATGAACACGATGATTCGAACTGGAGTAAACTGAAATTGCCGGTAAAAGGCATACCGGCAACATGGACCAACGTTCAAAAAGGGATGGGCAGACTCAATACCTGGCAACTCATTTATCAGAATACACAGGCAGGTAAAGTACCCAGAACATGGTATGAAGGCTATTTGCAAAACAGACAGCTATCGCTTGACGAGACAAGATTCTCCAGACAGCCTATCAAATGTTACGTCTACTTACTAAAAGGCTTTGATCAAAAGAGGGGAAAATGGGTAGTCATGGTTGACACCAATAACAATCTTGATTTCAGCGACGAAACACCGTTCGAACCAGAACCGATTAAACCCGGAGTTATATCCGAGGGTATAGACGATGCCCATCTGGTTACCTATCAGACCTTTCAAAAAGGAAAGATAATAACCTCGCAAATACCGATAGTTGTTAAACGGATGGGCGATGATCTATTTTTTAACTTTCCTCAATATGCCGAGACTTCCCTGAAACAGGGGGCTGAGCAAATTGATCTAGTCATCTCCAACGGCTTCCTAGGATTGAACTTTGCCGAAATCACTACTATTGCCAGAAAACCCCGGTGGTTTTGGCAAACCAAGATAGATCCTTCTTTATTTATAGAAATAGGTGATATCATCACAATAGGCGGTCGACGATACAGAAATAAAGGCGTCAATACCTATCTTAATACATTGGAACTAGCCGCAGTCACTACTCAGTCCAACGTTTATTCATTAAAACCTGGTGAGTACTTTTTGCCGTTTGTGGCGCCTGAATTTAGCACAGGCCGATCTATATCCCTGACCAGTGTAAAAGGGAAATGGGTCTATATTGACTTTTGGGGTACCTGGTGCAAACCCTGCGTAGAAATGATTCCTACCTTAAAAAAACTCTATCAGGGTTTAGATAAAAGCCGTTTTGAATTTATCGGTATTGCCGGAAACCAGTCGCCCGAGCAGTTAAGAAGGTTTATCAAAAAAAACGAGTTAACGTGGCCGCAGATCTTATCCACAGATAATAAGCAATTGATCGCACAGTATCATATCAACAGCTACCCCACGAGTGTTTTACTTGATCCATCAGGTAAGATAATTGCCAAAGATTTGAGCCTGGAGAGCCTGTCTGCAAAGTTGAAGGAGTTAAACCGGTAG
- a CDS encoding M14 family zinc carboxypeptidase: MYSTHLQAQEESRRLHDAHDIYKEKAFTHRRFKHADMVPVLNALSQPMSVSQVGESLEKRAIYQVKAGTGTTNVLLWSQMHGDEATATMALFDIFNFLSGKNDGFDELRQAILSKTTLYCLPMLNPDGAERFQRRTATDIDMNRDALRLQTPEGTLLKHMQQTLKPLVGFNLHDQNPRYSVGKTGKQAVVSFLATAYDEERNINDIRQRSMQLIVGMNRVLQQFIPGQVARYDDEFEPRAFGDNIQKWGTTLILIESGGYKGDSEKMTIRRLNFVAILSALKAIADGSYKQESNGDYQAIPENGRALFDVLIRNATVLRQGKQVRVDVGINYNEVNDKDAKTFQYKSIIDDIGDLSTFHGLEEIDATGLTLVPARLYPETLESASDLDKLDVPALRRDGVVLFKVRQKLTDSFPTQAVHLLTEGELPGKPLQLEQIPTFLLMKGKEIKYQFVNGFWKDSKEGVTNGVIE; encoded by the coding sequence ATGTATTCTACTCATTTGCAAGCTCAGGAAGAATCCCGCCGGTTACACGACGCCCACGATATCTATAAAGAAAAAGCCTTTACACACCGGCGATTTAAACATGCCGATATGGTACCTGTGCTCAATGCACTGAGTCAGCCGATGTCGGTGAGTCAGGTAGGAGAGTCGCTGGAGAAGCGGGCTATCTACCAGGTCAAGGCCGGAACGGGAACGACCAACGTACTTTTGTGGAGCCAGATGCACGGCGACGAAGCCACCGCTACCATGGCTCTGTTCGACATATTCAACTTTCTGAGCGGTAAAAATGACGGATTTGATGAACTTCGGCAGGCAATTCTCTCCAAAACGACGCTTTACTGCCTGCCGATGCTCAACCCGGATGGAGCCGAACGGTTTCAACGCCGGACAGCAACGGACATTGACATGAACCGCGATGCGCTGCGTCTTCAAACGCCTGAAGGAACCTTGCTCAAGCACATGCAGCAAACGCTGAAACCCTTGGTCGGGTTTAATCTTCATGATCAGAATCCGCGCTATAGTGTTGGGAAAACAGGCAAACAGGCCGTTGTGTCTTTTCTGGCAACGGCCTACGACGAAGAGCGGAACATCAACGACATTCGGCAGCGATCCATGCAGCTCATTGTGGGAATGAACCGCGTATTGCAGCAATTTATACCGGGGCAGGTTGCCCGCTATGACGATGAGTTTGAACCCAGAGCGTTTGGCGATAATATTCAGAAATGGGGTACTACCTTGATTTTGATCGAATCGGGAGGCTATAAAGGTGATTCAGAAAAGATGACGATTCGGCGTCTGAATTTCGTCGCGATCCTGTCCGCCCTGAAAGCCATTGCCGATGGTTCGTATAAACAGGAGAGTAATGGGGATTATCAGGCCATTCCGGAAAATGGCCGCGCCCTGTTCGACGTCCTGATTCGGAACGCCACTGTTCTGCGTCAGGGCAAACAAGTCAGGGTCGATGTGGGCATCAACTATAACGAGGTCAATGATAAGGATGCCAAAACCTTTCAGTACAAGAGTATCATTGACGATATTGGCGATTTGTCTACATTTCACGGCCTTGAGGAAATCGACGCCACAGGCTTGACATTGGTGCCCGCTCGCCTTTATCCCGAAACGCTCGAATCGGCTTCTGATCTCGACAAACTTGATGTGCCTGCTCTCCGGCGTGATGGCGTCGTTCTCTTTAAGGTTCGGCAGAAATTAACCGATTCTTTCCCCACTCAGGCAGTACATTTATTGACTGAAGGTGAGTTGCCGGGTAAGCCGCTTCAGTTGGAGCAGATTCCAACTTTCCTGTTAATGAAGGGGAAAGAAATAAAATACCAGTTTGTAAATGGCTTCTGGAAAGACAGTAAAGAGGGGGTGACAAACGGCGTTATTGAGTAG
- a CDS encoding D-alanyl-D-alanine carboxypeptidase, with amino-acid sequence MRSIAPLLILLTVVACSPARRITRELQTSPIYTDHFTGVALYDPVKKRSLIQHNADKPFTPASNTKLVSFYAGLLSLRDSLPVLRYAIRNDSLIFWGTGNPLLLHPDLPDTTALAFLRNRPERLFFSAANYTGPRFGAGWSWDDYNDDYSAELAPLPIYGNVVRFDKDKVSPHRFIDSTKALPNVANSVHRSEFSNQFVRAVDEKATRQDVPFRWSAALAAQLLADTLHRPVGVVNIALPTNSRLLRGTSTDSLYKRMLHVSDNQFAEQVLFMASAEGNSVQLNPVGEIRRLFDSLHYSTAPGSPAKWVDGSGLSRYNLFTPNILINLLGHIYAKVPQQRLFTLLPAAGQSGTLRSLSIDGKPYIFAKSGSMTGVYNLSGYVLTRQNKLLYFSIMHNNFTQTVSEMRRRTAELLKQIHERF; translated from the coding sequence ATGAGATCAATAGCCCCGCTTCTAATTTTATTGACCGTTGTTGCCTGTTCTCCGGCTCGCCGAATTACTCGTGAGCTGCAAACAAGCCCGATATATACAGATCACTTCACGGGTGTTGCCTTGTACGACCCGGTTAAAAAGCGGTCGTTGATTCAGCATAATGCTGACAAGCCGTTTACGCCAGCGTCGAACACAAAATTAGTTAGCTTCTATGCGGGGCTGCTGTCTCTGCGCGACTCGCTGCCCGTGTTGCGTTATGCCATTCGGAACGACTCGCTGATTTTCTGGGGAACCGGCAACCCCCTTTTGCTTCACCCTGATTTGCCTGATACAACGGCGCTAGCTTTTTTACGAAATCGCCCGGAGCGGTTATTCTTCTCTGCGGCAAACTATACCGGCCCACGCTTCGGGGCGGGTTGGTCCTGGGATGATTACAACGACGACTATTCAGCGGAGTTAGCTCCGTTGCCCATTTATGGCAATGTTGTCCGCTTCGATAAGGATAAGGTCAGTCCTCACCGATTTATTGACAGCACGAAAGCACTGCCTAATGTAGCCAATAGCGTACATCGGTCGGAATTTAGTAACCAGTTTGTTCGGGCAGTTGATGAAAAAGCCACGCGTCAGGATGTGCCGTTCAGGTGGTCTGCTGCGTTAGCGGCTCAACTACTGGCCGATACGCTGCATCGGCCAGTTGGCGTCGTAAATATAGCTTTACCAACAAATTCCCGACTTCTGCGTGGAACCTCTACCGACTCGCTCTACAAACGAATGCTGCATGTTAGCGATAATCAGTTTGCCGAGCAAGTTCTGTTCATGGCCTCCGCAGAGGGGAATTCAGTGCAGCTCAATCCTGTAGGTGAGATACGTCGACTATTTGATAGCCTTCATTACTCAACCGCACCGGGAAGTCCGGCCAAATGGGTCGACGGGTCGGGACTGTCGCGCTACAATTTATTTACGCCCAATATTCTCATCAACTTACTAGGCCATATTTACGCCAAAGTGCCTCAGCAGCGGCTATTTACCTTGCTGCCGGCCGCCGGGCAATCGGGCACATTGCGAAGTCTTTCGATAGATGGCAAACCCTATATTTTTGCCAAATCCGGCTCCATGACGGGCGTGTATAACCTAAGCGGCTACGTGTTGACCCGGCAAAATAAGCTCTTGTATTTCAGCATCATGCACAACAACTTCACCCAAACCGTCAGCGAAATGCGTCGCCGAACGGCGGAGTTACTAAAACAAATTCACGAACGGTTTTAA